A portion of the Bacteroidetes Order II. bacterium genome contains these proteins:
- a CDS encoding macro domain-containing protein: MITFISGDILQSKEQFIAQGVATGLQEGLGTGLALKISKKWPELQKAFKKHARANGFKSGDVFIAQNSDDKIGIIYIATQPDMYHAELNYLNKGIKNLMKICEINNIKSVALPKIGSGLGKLNWESQVKPILISILESSRTQFMIYEFFTNQHEIDGL; this comes from the coding sequence ATGATAACTTTTATTTCTGGTGACATACTTCAAAGTAAAGAGCAATTTATTGCTCAAGGGGTTGCAACTGGACTTCAAGAAGGTTTGGGTACTGGCTTAGCTTTAAAAATATCTAAGAAATGGCCTGAACTACAAAAAGCATTTAAAAAGCATGCAAGAGCAAATGGCTTTAAAAGTGGTGATGTATTTATCGCACAAAACTCTGATGATAAAATAGGAATAATTTATATTGCAACTCAACCTGACATGTATCACGCTGAACTAAATTATCTAAACAAAGGGATAAAAAATTTAATGAAAATATGCGAAATAAACAATATTAAATCAGTTGCTTTGCCAAAAATCGGCTCTGGATTGGGGAAATTAAATTGGGAATCACAAGTAAAACCAATACTAATATCAATACTTGAATCAAGTCGAACTCAATTTATGATTTATGAATTTTTTACAAACCAACATGAAATTGACGGCCTATAA